A genome region from Brassica oleracea var. oleracea cultivar TO1000 chromosome C2, BOL, whole genome shotgun sequence includes the following:
- the LOC106326829 gene encoding MLP-like protein 31, with translation MAEPSSLLGKLEIEVEIKASAEKFHHMFAERPHHIPKATPGHIKGCDLHDGEWGKVGSIIVWNYVHDGEPKVAKDIIEAVDREKNLFKMRVIEGDLVKEYKNFVLTIQATPKHDGSGSIVHWLIEYEKISEEVAHPETLVQLLTEMSQGIDEHLLTEE, from the exons ATGGCAGAGCCGTCTAGTTTGCTGGGGAAGCTTGAGATAGAAGTGGAGATCAAAGCTTCCGCTGAGAAGTTCCATCACATGTTCGCAGAGAGACCACACCATATCCCGAAAGCAACTCCAGGCCACATTAAGGGATGTGATCTGCACGACGGCGAATGGGGAAAAGTTGGCTCTATCATCGTCTGGAACTACGTTCATG ATGGAGAGCCAAAGGTGGCGAAGGACATAATAGAAGCTGTGGATCGGGAGAAGAACCTGTTCAAGATGAGGGTTATAGAAGGTGATCTCGTGAAAGAGTACAAGAACTTTGTGTTGACGATCCAGGCGACCCCTAAGCATGACGGGTCCGGAAGTATTGTGCACTGGCTTATTGAGTATGAGAAAATTAGTGAGGAGGTGGCTCACCCTGAGACTCTTGTCCAGCTCCTTACTGAAATGTCTCAAGGGATCGACGAACATCTCTTGACCGAAGAATAG
- the LOC106326830 gene encoding MLP-like protein 31: MAEASTLVGKLETDVEIKASAGKFHHMFAGRPHHVSKATPGNIQNCELHEGNWGKVGSVVIWNYVHDGEAKVAKERVEAVEPEKNLITFRVVEGDLLKEYKSFVITIQVTPKHGGPGSVVHWHLEYEKISDEVAHPETLLQFCVEISKEIDEHLLNEE; the protein is encoded by the exons ATGGCAGAAGCGTCTACTTTGGTGGGGAAGCTTGAGACAGATGTGGAGATCAAAGCTTCTGCTGGAAAGTTCCATCACATGTTCGCAGGAAGACCACACCATGTGTCCAAAGCAACTCCGGGCAACATTCAGAACTGTGAGCTACATGAAGGCAACTGGGGCAAAGTCGGTTCAGTCGTCATCTGGAACTACGTTCATG ATGGAGAGGCAAAGGTGGCTAAGGAGAGGGTCGAGGCGGTGGAGCCAGAGAAGAACCTGATCACGTTCAGGGTTGTAGAAGGTGATCTGTTGAAAGAGTACAAAAGCTTTGTGATCACAATCCAGGTGACCCCTAAGCATGGAGGGCCTGGTAGTGTTGTGCACTGGCACCTTGAGTACGAGAAAATTAGCGATGAGGTTGCTCACCCTGAAACCCTCCTCCAGTTCTGTGTTGAAATCTCAAAAGAGATCGATGAACATCTCTTGAACGAAGAATAG